In Debaryomyces hansenii CBS767 chromosome B complete sequence, one genomic interval encodes:
- a CDS encoding DEHA2B05082p (similar to uniprot|P28625 Saccharomyces cerevisiae YMR152w YIM1 mitochondrial inner membrane protease): MELEADQLNFNAITYSSNDKPMAISKQSISLAKQADGSYNVPPNKILVKVHSAALNPIDLVLYNSAFKVLSYYNSQQGIGRDYSGTIVAIGEVAAKKTDFSIGDKVCGMYTHILGNGTVSEYVLLDWTSDLSVVPVPKNLSMNEAAAWPLVLGTALTMTQGRIEVGSNAKVLVLGGSTAVGRFCIQLCRNHFKASEIIATCSSSSAPIVKGFGADNTIDYTRYRSLDGPVIQAAGSGKFDLILDCCGNDDLLSSMSKILKPKSEGSHYVTIAGDNKYRYSDVSLFSILIPTLFAIFRMLLSMLGLNSYNFSFAAVNPEKQWAETGKQLIEEEKVQVSVDSVHRVENFYDAIKKLQSQRANGKVVIQIDSSN, translated from the coding sequence atgGAATTGGAAGctgatcaattgaatttcaaCGCTATTACTTATAGCAGTAATGATAAGCCAATGGCTATTTCCAAACAATCCATCTCATTGGCCAAACAAGCAGATGGAAGTTACAATGTGCCGCCAAACAAGATCTTGGTGAAGGTTCATTCAGCAGCTTTGAATCCGATAGATTTAGTATTATACAACTCCGCTTTTAAAGTGTTGTCTTATTATAATAGTCAACAAGGAATTGGTAGAGACTATTCAGGAACCATTGTAGCAATTGGTGAAGTCGCAGCTAAAAAGACTGACTTTAGTATCGGAGACAAAGTATGTGGAATGTATACACATATTCTTGGTAATGGTACTGTTTCGGAATATGTCTTGCTTGACTGGACTTCGGATTTGTCGGTTGTCCCAGTTCCTAAAAATTTGTCTATGAATGAAGCAGCAGCATGGCCATTAGTGTTAGGTACGGCATTGACAATGACTCAGGGAAGGATCGAAGTTGGTTCAAATGCCAAAGTGTTAGTTTTGGGTGGATCTACTGCTGTTGGTAGGTTTTGCATTCAATTATGTAGAAACCATTTCAAAGCCAGTGAGATCATTGCTACATGCTCATCGTCGTCCGCACCAATCGTTAAGGGATTTGGTGCAGATAATACTATAGACTACACGAGATATCGTTCACTTGACGGACCCGTTATTCAGGCTGCTGGATCGGGAAAGTTTGATCTTATTTTGGATTGTTGTGGTAATGACGATTTATTGTCGTCTATGTCAAAGATCTTGAAGCCAAAGTCTGAAGGATCGCATTACGTGACTATTGCCGGggataataaatatagatattcCGACGTTAGTTTATTCAGCATTCTTATCCCAACCCTTTTTGCCATTTTCAGGATGCTTTTATCCATGTTGGGCTTGAATtcttataatttttcattcgCAGCAGTAAATCCGGAGAAACAGTGGGCTGAAACAGGAAAACAgttaattgaagaagaaaaagtaCAAGTATCTGTTGACAGTGTTCACCGAGTGGAGAACTTTTATGACGCTATTAAAAAATTACAGAGCCAACGAGCAAATGGAAAAGTTGTGATTCAAATAGATAGTTCAAATTAG
- a CDS encoding DEHA2B05104p (similar to uniprot|P28625 Saccharomyces cerevisiae YMR152w YIM1 mitochondrial inner membrane protease) translates to MDFKADQLNYKAVTYSSNAEPMTITEQSIPLVKQADGSYNVPPNKILVKVHSAALNPVDLILYRSASKVLSYYNSQQGVGRDYSGTIVAIGEVAVKKTDFSVGDNICGFYRHILGKGTVSEYILLDGTSVKDSAVVPVPRNVSMNEAAAWPLVLGTALTMTQGRIEVGSNAKVLVLGGSTAVGRFCIQLCRNHFKASEIIATCSSSSAPIVKGFGADNTIDYTRYRSLDGPVIQAAGSGKFDLILDCCGNDDLFSSMSKILKPKSKGSHYVSIAGDTKVSYSGASILSLILPSIMIMFRILMNLLGLSSYNYTVLLLEPEKQWAELGRQLIEEEKVKISIDSVYPVENFYDAIKRVESQRANGKVIVQMNE, encoded by the coding sequence ATGGATTTTAAAGCagatcaattaaattacaAGGCTGTTACTTATAGTAGTAACGCTGAGCCCATGACTATTACAGAACAATCCATCCCATTAGTCAAACAAGCAGATGGAAGTTACAATGTGCCGCCAAACAAGATCTTGGTGAAGGTTCATTCAGCAGCTTTGAATCCGGTAGATTTAATCTTGTACAGATCTGCATCTAAGGTACTTTCTTACTATAATAGTCAACAGGGGGTTGGTAGAGACTATTCAGGAACTATTGTTGCAATCGGTGAAGTTGCAGTTAAAAAGACGGACTTTAGTGTGGGGGACAATATATGTGGATTTTACAGACACATTCTTGGTAAGGGTACTGTTTCCGAGTATATTTTGCTCGATGGTACGTCTGTAAAGGATTCTGCAGTTGTCCCAGTTCCTAGGAATGTGTCTATGAATGAAGCAGCAGCATGGCCATTAGTGTTAGGTACGGCATTGACAATGACTCAGGGAAGGATCGAAGTTGGTTCAAATGCCAAAGTGCTAGTTTTGGGTGGATCTACTGCTGTTGGTAGGTTTTGCATTCAATTATGTAGAAACCATTTCAAAGCCAGTGAGATCATTGCCACATGCTCATCGTCGTCCGCACCAATCGTTAAGGGATTTGGTGCAGATAATACTATAGACTACACGAGATATCGTTCACTTGACGGACCCGTTATTCAGGCTGCTGGATCGGGAAAGTTTGATCTTATTTTGGATTGTTGTGGTAATGACGATTTATTCTCGTCTATGTCAAAGATCTTGAAACCCAAATCTAAAGGATCGCATTATGTATCTATTGCAGGGGATACGAAGGTAAGTTACTCTGGTGCAAGTATATTGAGTTTAATCTTACCATCAATTATGATCATGTTTAGGATTCTTATGAATTTGCTTGGTTTGAGCTCATATAACTATACGGTGCTCCTTTTGGAGCCCGAAAAGCAATGGGCTGAATTAGGTAGACAATTGATCGAAGAGGAGAAGGTGAAGATATCTATTGATAGCGTTTATCCTGTAGAGAACTTTTACGATGCTATTAAGAGAGTTGAGAGTCAAAGAGCTAACGGAAAAGTTATTGTTCAAATGAATGAGTAA
- a CDS encoding DEHA2B05126p (similar to uniprot|P43577 Saccharomyces cerevisiae YFL017c GNA1 glucosamine-6-phosphate acetyltransferase), protein MQLPEGYSFRQLQQNDYSNNYLETLKVLTTVGEISPELFADVFNNWQSLPEIYQPHVITNNDGTVVATGMLFIERKVIHECGSVGHIEDIAVAKSEQGKKLGFSMISGLTEVAKNKGCYKIILDCSPHNVKFYEKCGYKNDGVEMVKRFP, encoded by the coding sequence ATGCAATTACCAGAAGGATACTCGTTTAGACAATTACAACAAAATGACTACTCAAACAATTATTTAGAAACATTAAAGGTTTTAACTACTGTTGGTGAAATATCACCAGAATTGTTTGCGGATGTCTTCAACAACTGGCAGTCGTTACCGGAGATATATCAGCCACATGTAATAACCAATAATGACGGAACGGTGGTTGCTACAGGAATGTTGTTTATAGAAAGAAAGGTGATTCATGAATGTGGATCGGTCGGTcatattgaagatattgcCGTGGCCAAGTCAGAACAAGGGAAGAAGTTAGGATTTTCTATGATTAGCGGCTTGACCGAAGTGGCAAAGAACAAGGGGTGTTATAAGATTATTTTGGATTGTTCTCCTCATAACGTTAAATTCTATGAAAAGTGTGGATACAAGAACGATGGTGTAGAAATGGTTAAAAGGTTTCCATAA
- a CDS encoding DEHA2B05148p (weakly similar to CA2087|IPF3393 Candida albicans IPF3393), with protein MQLQLPKSESPDDKIEELEKLLNQQSIKLDLSNERNDLIKKRTSLKSSVEELRVKVKYLQNMNEKQRQKDRLGKLLEHNDKRFIESQKPKPVEAPADQDDNEYILNNLHVLPSNDWMKRLNMAKKFYPYLEINEAQNTTVYDDKKSTFVRTISYTVISPYLFRLPIEVSINSSDESIMSISIANDNVKEGIMTNFSLLSSSFTKVLVQNYISNGKVDLVMYSLNSLSIAIHKRISTLYKLIRKFRQYIKSESYIGDLLKKQEIEDDATIFSILKSVDNVEFTIPVNGTSNDHFTIKFQWEIVVSNSVNAECASDPKIFLTKDRDIQATEERVPKSSCTIQGANSLFLRLSKEYGIFNAVCILFNNVFHISSG; from the coding sequence ATGCAACTACAGTTACCTAAATCTGAACTGCCAGATGATAaaatagaagaattagagaaATTGTTAAATCAACAAAGCATAAAGCTAGATTTGTCTAACGAGAGgaatgatttgattaagAAGCGAACGTCGCTCAAAAGTTCTGTCGAGGAATTACGGGTTAAAGTAAAATACTTACAaaatatgaatgaaaaGCAGAGACAAAAAGATCGCCTTGGCAAACTATTAGAACATAACGATAAAAGGTTTATCGAAAGCCAAAAACCTAAACCTGTGGAAGCACCTGCAGACCAAGACGATAACGAATACATATTGAACAACTTACATGTGCTACCATCCAACGATTGGATGAAACGACTCAACATGGCAAAAAAGTTCTATCCATATTTAGAGATCAATGAAGCCCAAAATACAACTGTGTATGATGATAAGAAAAGCACTTTTGTCAGAACTATCAGTTACACAGTCATATCACCATACTTATTTCGCCTACCTATTGAAGTAAGCATAAATTCATCTGATGAGTCTATCATGTCCATATCTATAGCTAATGACAATGTTAAAGAAGGCATTATgacaaatttttcattactttcatcatcatttacTAAAGTCCTAGTTCAGAATTACATACTGAATGGAAAGGTCGATTTAGTAATGTACAGCTTGAATTCATTGTCTATAGCTATACACAAAAGAATTTCCACCCTCTACAAGctaataagaaaatttcGTCAGTACATAAAATCCGAGAGTTACATTGGCGATCTATTAAAAAAACAAGAGATTGAAGACGATGCtacaatattttctataCTAAAATCGGTGGACAATGTTGAATTTACGATCCCGGTGAATGGTACTTCAAATGATCATTTCACGATCAAATTTCAGTGGGAAATAGTAGTATCGAATTCTGTGAATGCTGAGTGTGCATCTGatccaaaaatatttttaacGAAGGACAGGGATATACAGGCGACAGAAGAAAGGGTTCCGAAATCATCTTGTACCATACAGGGTGCTAATTCACTATTCCTAAGACTATCGAAAGAGTATGGTATTTTTAACGCTGTATGtatattgttcaataatGTTTTTCATATAAGCTCAGGTTGA
- a CDS encoding DEHA2B05170p (weakly similar to uniprot|P43579 Saccharomyces cerevisiae YFL013c IES1 subunit of the INO80 chromatin remodeling complex), giving the protein MNYDPIHDTFVSQSTKETSVTNPENENDTNSKGASVNEVVESPTRKAFSIENLMGPGSTPSSIVNTEEGETETDAEHDNDHDFTAANSSEVEGDFLPKEKGEKKSGKAKKTSASSASKGFRHLKKSDGEPFWRRDIQYDFLQELFDDETKAFTNYFPFCDIPSANNEPRITFSELYIRTLAESGKCSKILKERLLKDVEMGKSVGKVCLLVNAGRMNTTVNFVPEMRSTLRTYHSIPSLQADPVYGGSKPLQDTPRLKSILKAVTDVHEELKSLDDILENPPADKPNTNLVQLLFFLSNNVKAIKFHHDNSNEYNDSNNFMEFFLNSHIQPKNRARRFLWLVYTYLETSFTENELELNPFNPKEIPPIELIPDNEVDEFDKDTDFEIEYSEKMYKTRLRYLADEEHNNNPKRGNKSKKEKEVIDTEDNTFDESIDTSLEQATSPSGKRPLPVDDAKARKRKGKRNPAMHNTVISSPLTKNVITSSAEVSNSNDPESEQIVETKDEANNNSGNGNLSSNTEGNGSTGTFEEVPLPNYEHLSFPIEGLSSIVDLYAGSKDIPLTPESTVSITTHNNIITKSKPVIRQVRNSSKATGVEFSKKTDVLTDWLYKFFQYKKSSSNGLLGMEWESIRYDLVHGSEEFIYRELGRYVNSQQDSHEMVNNANGSNNAADANGDELGFDYLQIHDFNHFNEKNSFLVDLISYCQKYFIEQETQNLKDNTQIKKLIKFDLLKEEVNYAYDI; this is encoded by the coding sequence ATGAATTACGACCCGATACACGATACATTTGTTAGTCAATCGACTAAGGAAACATCTGTGACAAATCCAGAGAATGAGAACGATACAAATTCTAAAGGTGCTAGCGTCAATGAAGTCGTTGAATCTCCAACGCGGAAAGCATTttctattgaaaacttaATGGGGCCTGGGAGCACTCCTTCAAGTATAGTAAATACAGAAGAGGGCGAAACGGAAACAGACGCGGAACATGATAATGATCATGATTTTACAGCTGCTAATTCATCAGAAGTGGAAGGTGATTTCTTGCCGAAGGAAAAGGGAGAGAAGAAATCCGGCAAAGCAAAGAAGACAAGTGCGTCATCTGCATCAAAGGGATTTCGGCACTTAAAAAAATCAGATGGAGAACCATTTTGGCGTCGTGATATTCAATACGACTTCCTCCAAGAATTgtttgatgatgaaactAAAGCATTTACTAATTATTTCCCATTTTGTGACATACCATCTGCCAACAACGAACCTAGAATTACATTTTCGGAACTTTATATAAGGACGTTAGCCGAATCTGGAAAATGTTCGAAGATCTtaaaagaaagattattgaaagatgtTGAAATGGGTAAATCTGTTGGTAAGGTCTGTTTGTTAGTTAACGCTGGTCGTATGAATACAACAGTGAACTTTGTTCCTGAAATGAGGTCTACGTTGAGAACGTACCATTCAATCCCTTCCTTACAAGCAGACCCGGTGTATGGGGGATCCAAACCTTTGCAAGATACTCCTAGATTAAAATCTATACTTAAAGCAGTAACGGATGTtcatgaagaattgaagtcTTTGGATgatattcttgaaaatcCTCCAGCGGATAAACCAAATACAAATCTTGTGCAGTTATTGTTTTTTTTAAGTAATAACGTGAAAGCAATTAAATTCCATCACgataattctaatgaaTACAACGACAGTAATAATTTtatggaattttttttaaattctcATATTCAACCTAAGAATCGTGCTAGGAGATTTCTTTGGCTAGTTTATACCTATTTGGAAACTAGCTTTACTGAAAATGAACTAGAATTAAATCCATTTAACCCAAAGGAAATCCCACCAATAGAGTTAATACCAGAtaatgaagttgatgaatttgataaagataCAGATTTTGAGATTGAATATTCTGAAAAGATGTATAAAACAAGACTAAGATATTTGGCTGACGAAGAACACAATAATAATCCGAAACGTGGCAACAAGTcgaagaaagagaaagaagttattgatACTGAAGATAATACGTTTGATGAATCGATAGATACATCATTGGAGCAAGCTACACTGCCTTCGGGTAAAAGGCCATTGCCAGTGGACGATGCGAAAGCACGTAAGAGGAAAGGTAAGAGAAATCCAGCTATGCATAACACCGTTATTTCTTCACCTTTAACAAAAAACGTGATAACGTCGTCAGCAGAGGTGTCTAATTCCAATGATCCTGAAAGTGAGCAGATAGTAGAAACAAAAGATGAAGCGAACAATAATTCCGGAAATGGAAACTTGAGCAGTAATACTGAAGGGAATGGATCAACAGGAACTTTTGAAGAGGTTCCACTACCAAATTACGAGCATCTTTCGTTTCCTATCGAAGGCCTTTCTTCTATTGTCGATTTATATGCTGGTTCAAAAGATATTCCTTTAACTCCCGAAAGTACAGTCTCTATAACAAcacataataatattataacAAAATCTAAGCCGGTTATTCGTCAAGTTCGAAATTCCTCTAAAGCCACGGGTGTTGAATTTTCCAAAAAGACTGATGTGTTAACGGATTGGCTCTAcaaatttttccaatataaGAAGTCTAGTTCCAATGGGCTTTTAGGAATGGAATGGGAATCAATTCGTTACGACTTAGTGCATGGATCCGAAGAGTTTATATATCGGGAGTTAGGTAGATATGTCAATTCCCAACAAGATTCACATGAGATGGTAAACAATGCTAATGGTTCCAATAATGCAGCTGATGCTAATGGGGATGAATTAGGTTTTGACTATTTACAAATTCACGACTTTAATCatttcaatgaaaaaaattcattctTGGTTGATTTGATATCCTATTGCCAAAAGtattttattgaacaagaaaCTCAAAATCTTAAAGATAATACGCAAATCAAGAAgcttattaaatttgatttgcTTAAGGAGGAAGTTAACTATGCATATGATATATAG
- a CDS encoding DEHA2B05192p (similar to uniprot|P12868 Saccharomyces cerevisiae YMR231w PEP5 peripherical vacuolar membrane protein), whose protein sequence is MSLPSSWRQFQLFDVTPIKDPNYGSEDSLYSDHSLSAITSTASYLVIATKNSFIKVISKEFTLLKTFIAYDLDYRIGYMKSLPGSNLLVTLAERQGSPSILKLWDLNKLLQLSDENNDEGDSLKHKYHTQVNIHNGDNSFPISCFQFNDDLTCVGIGYTNGKVLLIRGDLIRDRGSKQRLIYETNDPITGIQFNKYEDILYITTTSKVLTVLTTGRNHGKPNRLLSKRTGVDLNCSDIDVKSQQLIVGTKDSIRYYSHLSKSDTLAFEIPKKSIFKYKKNYLLIVSPIEEQTKSSTSDAKNKTITKILIIDLYNKHIFFSLTIPNNTIDYIFTMWDDLYMLSNDGVLYKLHERPINQQIELILQRSLFNIAYDLATQANLSNDMLLKIQVLHGDHLYDKSEFEESIDAYIKCLTLYEKNDSLDGKKGDDNIDDFIMTVITKFKDVSNINSLIKFLYKLYDLKIANNDHLTLLLCCYCKMKMITDLDTFIEDFDLSENTSNKKESSKVNLQELNFQLIINLFKECGYFTQAIKLLHKLNQPSHIVGIQLSDMHQPKQCLEYMKSLSIDELLLILIDHSKSLLDSLPIETTELLINVFTGKYAPQEQPAGPVNSKRVPDISANNNNDEMAFPLNSYKAFLAYIAGSSSDKVDSEESTFSTNLHSEPTYSPPKPSLIFPSYINNPNEFVIFLEACIETFERYQGNINDKKDLLITLLEMYLSLSKSTPENEKNSWLSKAKELVEAYSSLLNKSSLLLISHIYDFKDGEIAAKQQSGFEESLFRTSQSSGDIDGCFEIMHKYGEGKPELYKQMLKFIVSKEEVFNKVDAKDFKSILGRIKSLKLATPLEVIQILSATEFATIGLIKDYLIEYIDTQKQEISNNVKLIQSYEKDSTKNTHKLTELTSKPFVIQNNKCSSCKMKLDFPIVHFKCKHSYHQRCLDENKFISSGTELDGLDVMTRCCPLCINDLESAHSARADQLRTKDDIELFEQSLNEAPDRFKVITNYLGKGVMENGPTTLLETD, encoded by the coding sequence ATGTCACTACCCTCTTCATGGAGgcaatttcaattatttgatgttACGCCAATAAAAGATCCCAATTATGGAAGTGAAGATTCATTATACTCCGATCATTCTTTATCAGCTATTACTTCTACAGCATCATATCTAGTCATTGCTACtaaaaattctttcataAAAGTTATTTCTAAAGAGTTTACGTTATTGAAAACATTTATTGCATATGATCTTGATTACAGAATAGGGTATATGAAATCATTGCCTGGTTCCAATTTACTTGTAACTTTAGCAGAGAGACAGGGATCGCCATCTATTTTGAAGTTGTGGGACTTGAACAAACTTCTTCAGCTTTCTGATGAAAATAACGATGAAGGAGATTCCCTAAAGCACAAGTATCACACACAGGTTAATATCCATAATGGAGATAATTCGTTTCCCATAAgttgttttcaattcaatgaTGATTTGACTTGTGTGGGGATAGGTTATACTAACGGTAAAGTGCTACTCATCCGAGGAGATTTAATTAGAGATAGGGGCTCTAAACAACGACTAATTTATGAAACCAATGATCCGATTACTGGTatacaattcaataaatacGAAGACATACTATACATTACTACCACTTCTAAGGTTTTGACGGTACTAACTACGGGCAGAAATCATGGAAAGCCAAATAGGTTGCTTTCCAAGAGAACTGGCGTCGATTTGAATTGCTCTGACATAGATGTCAAGTCGCAACAATTGATTGTGGGTACAAAGGATTCAATAAGATATTACAGTCATTTAAGTAAAAGTGATACTTTGGCCTTTGAAATACCAAAGAAAAGCATATTCAAgtacaagaagaattatttgctaATTGTTTCACCAATCGAAGAGCAGACTAAGAGTAGCACATCGGAtgcaaaaaataaaactatcactaaaattttgataatagaTTTATACAACAAGCATATATTCTTCAGTCTCACCATTCCAAATAATACTATTGACTACATCTTTACGATGTGGGATGACCTTTATATGTTAAGCAATGATGGGGTCTTGTACAAACTACATGAAAGACCTATTAACCAACAGATAGAATTAATTCTCCAGCGTTCTTTGTTCAACATTGCATATGATTTGGCGACTCAAGCAAACTTGTCTAATGATATGCTTCTTAAAATTCAAGTATTACATGGTGACCATTTGTATGATAAGTCGGAATTTGAAGAGTCAATCGATGCTTATATTAAATGTTTAACGCtatatgaaaaaaatgattCATTGGATGGGAAGAAAGGTGATGATAATATAGACGACTTCATTATGACTGTTATTACCAAATTTAAAGATGTATCCAATATTAATAGCTTGATCAAGttcttatataaattatatgaCTTGAAAATTGCTAATAACGATCATCTCACTTTATTGTTGTGCTGTTATTgtaaaatgaaaatgataacaGATCTTGATACATTCATTGAAGACTTTGATTTGTCTGAAAATACCTCTAATAAAAAGGAACTGTCTAAAGTAAACTTGCAAGAGCTCAACTTTCAGCTTATCATAAACTTGTTTAAAGAATGTGGATATTTTACGCAAGCAATTAAATTGTTGCATAAATTAAACCAGCCAAGCCATATAGTTGGTATCCAGCTAAGTGATATGCATCAGCCAAAACAATGTTTGGAGTACATGAAAAGTTTATCTATTGACGAGTTGTTGTTAATCCTAATTGACCATTCCAAATCTTTATTAGATAGTCTACCAATTGAGACAactgaattattaattaatgttTTTACTGGGAAATATGCTCCTCAGGAACAACCCGCTGGACCAGTTAATTCAAAGAGAGTCCCGGACATCCTGgcaaacaataataatgatgaaatggCATTTCCATTAAACAGTTATAAGGCATTCCTTGCTTATATAGCAGGTTCTTCTTCGGATAAAGTGGATTCAGAAGAGTCGACTTTTTCAACTAATTTGCATTCAGAACCAACTTATTCACCGCCTAAACCTAGTTTGATTTTTCCTTCCTACATCAATAATCCAAACGAGTTTGTTATTTTTTTGGAAGCATGCATTGAAACTTTTGAAAGATATCAAGGTaatatcaatgataaaaaagatttattaataactttACTAGAAATGTATCTTTCATTATCCAAGTCAACACCAGAGAACGAGAAAAATTCGTGGCTTTCTAAAGCAAAAGAATTAGTCGAGGcttattcttctttattaaacAAGTCTTCATTATTGCTTATATCTCACATATACGATTTTAAAGATGGTGAGATTGCTGCAAAACAACAATCAGGATTCGAGGAAAGTTTATTTAGAACATCGCAATCATCTGGCGACATAGATGGTTGTTTCGAAATAATGCATAAATATGGGGAAGGTAAACCTGAGTTATACAAGCAAATGTTGAAGTTTATTGTTTCAAAAGAAGAGGTATTTAATAAAGTTGATGCAAAGGATTTCAAGTCCATTTTAGGCCGCataaaatctttgaagCTAGCCACACCTTTGGAAGTAATACAAATTCTAAGTGCTACTGAATTCGCAACTATAGGATTGATAAAAGACTACTTAATCGAATACATTGATACTcaaaaacaagaaatttccaataatgttaaattaattcaatcGTACGAGAAAGATTCGACTAAAAATACACATAAACTAACAGAGTTGACCTCTAAACCATTTGtcattcaaaataacaaatGCTCTTCTTGCAAGATGAAATTAGATTTCCCAATTGTCCATTTTAAGTGCAAGCATTCATATCATCAACGTTGCTTAGATGAAAATAagtttatttcttctggcACTGAATTGGATGGTCTTGACGTCATGACTCGTTGCTGTCCCTTATGTATCAATGATCTTGAACTGGCACATTCGGCCAGAGCTGATCAATTACGAACAAAAGacgatattgaattatttgagcAATCTTTGAATGAAGCACCTGACCGTTTTAAAGTTATCACTAATTATTTAGGTAAGGGTGTCATGGAAAATGGCCCGACCACCTTGTTAGAAACAGATTAA